From one Clupea harengus unplaced genomic scaffold, Ch_v2.0.2, whole genome shotgun sequence genomic stretch:
- the LOC122131993 gene encoding CXXC-type zinc finger protein 1-like isoform X1 has protein sequence MERGVPDFALGPKRGQVGMDRANAPVYCVCRKPDINCFMIGCDNCNEWFHGDCIGISEKMAKAIREWYCEKCRSQNGSLEIKYRQKKRDKDTEDDKMVKQRGGSTPDFKLDGRRGSRVKRSARMCGECEPCRRTEDCASCDFCKDMKKFGGPNKIRQKCRFRQCEVRARKMLRVKEEESNNAKDRDYYSRDSQLSDDFSETEMELYKHYRAGEYDEHNPDWGSDEEEGQYLDPSIHKRAVKVKHVKRREKRSERKKEDSKVRRHKQKQKHRDKVRHNERPEPKDTPGLRQCLGPGCVEMACPNSKYCSDDCGMKLAANRIYEILPQRIQQWQQSPCIAEEQGKKLLERIRRDQQQARLRLTDMERRFHELEGIIAKAKQHTVQEDQEVNEGDDDTDLQIFCVSCSHPVNPKVALRHMERCYAKYESQTSFGSMYPTRIEGATRLFCDVYNPQSKTYCKRLQVLCPEHSRDPKVPADEVCGCPLVRDVFEPTGDYCRVSKRKCNKHYCWEKLRRAEVDLERVRVWYKLDELFEQERNVRTAMTNRAGLLALMLHQTIQHDPITTDLRTNKER, from the exons ATG GAAAGGGGGGTACCAGATTTTGCCCTGGGACCTAAAAGAGGCCAGGTAGGAATGGATAGAGCAAACGCCCCCGTGTATTGTGTCTGCCGCAAACCAGACATCAACTGTTTCATGAT AGGTTGTGACAATTGCAATGAATGGTTTCATGGGGATTGCATCGGTATATCTGAGAAGATGGCCAAGGCAATTAGGGAATGGTATTGTGAAAAATGTCGCA GCCAAAACGGCTCATTGGAGATCAAATACCgccaaaagaaaagagacaaagacacagaggacGACAAAATGGTGAAACAACGTGGCGGTAGCACACCAGATTTCAAACTAGACGGCCGACGCGGGTCCAGA GTGAAGCGATCTGCCCGTATGTGTGGGGAGTGTGAGCCGTGCCGACGCACGGAGGACTGTGCCTCGTGCGACTTCTGCAAGGACATGAAGAAGTTTGGGGGACCCAACAAGATCAGGCAGAAGTGCCGATTCAGACAGTGTGAAGTCCGGGCCAGA AAAATGCTGcgagtgaaggaggaggagagtaacAATGCAAAGGACCGCGACTACTACTCGCGAGACAGTCAACTGTCTGATGATTTCAGTGAGACTGAGATGGAGCTCTACAAGCACTATAGGGCTGGAGAATATGATGAGCACAACCCG gACTGGGGAAGTGATGAGGAAGAGGGTCAGTATCTTGACCCATCCATCCACAAGAGGGCTGTCAAGGTTAAACATGTGAAGAGACGTGAGAAGAGGTCTGAGCGGAAG AAAGAGGACAGTAAAGTGCGGCGgcataaacagaaacagaagcaCCGCGACAAGGTGCGGCACAACGAGCGGCCAGAGCCGAAAGATACCCCTGGGTTGCGGCAGTGCCTTGGACCTGGCTGTGTGGAAATGGCATGTCCCAACTCCAAATACTGCTCCGATGACTGTGGCATGAAGCTAGCAGCCAA CCGCATCTATGAGATCCTCCCTCAGCGCatccagcagtggcagcagagcCCCTGCATAGCTGAGGAGCAGGGCAAGAAGCTTCTGGAACGCATCCGTCGCGACCAGCAGCAGGCCCGGCTGAGGCTCACCGACATGGAGCGCCGCTTCCACGAGCTGGAGGGCATCATCGCCAAAGCTAAGCAGCACACTGTACAGGAGGACCAAGAG GTGAATGAAGGGGATGACGACACCGACCTTCAAATCTTCTGTGTGTCATGCAGTCACCCTGTTAATCCAAAGGTGGCGCTACGACACATGGAGAGGTGCTATGCAAAA TATGAAAGCCAAACATCATTTGGCTCGATGTATCCCACACGCATTGAAGG AGCCACAAGGCTTTTCTGTGATGTGTACAACCCACAGAGTAAAACCTATTGTAAGAGGCTTCAGGTCCTGTGTCCAGAACACTCAAGGGACCCTAAA GTTCCAGCTGACGAGGTCTGTGGATGTCCCCTTGTGCGTGACGTGTTTGAGCCAACCGGAGATTACTGCAGGGTGTCCAAGCGCAAGTGCAACAAGCACTATTGCTGGGAAAAGCTCAGAAGAGCAGAGGTTGACTTGGAGCGGGTGCGAGTG TGGTACAAGCTGGATGAGCTGTTTGAACAGGAACGGAACGTTCGTACAGCGATGACGAATCGAGCAGGCCTACTAGCTCTCATGTTGCACCAAACCATTCAGCACGACCCCATCACCACAGACCTACGCACTAACAAGGAGAGATAA
- the LOC122131993 gene encoding CXXC-type zinc finger protein 1-like isoform X2 encodes MDRANAPVYCVCRKPDINCFMIGCDNCNEWFHGDCIGISEKMAKAIREWYCEKCRSQNGSLEIKYRQKKRDKDTEDDKMVKQRGGSTPDFKLDGRRGSRVKRSARMCGECEPCRRTEDCASCDFCKDMKKFGGPNKIRQKCRFRQCEVRARKMLRVKEEESNNAKDRDYYSRDSQLSDDFSETEMELYKHYRAGEYDEHNPDWGSDEEEGQYLDPSIHKRAVKVKHVKRREKRSERKKEDSKVRRHKQKQKHRDKVRHNERPEPKDTPGLRQCLGPGCVEMACPNSKYCSDDCGMKLAANRIYEILPQRIQQWQQSPCIAEEQGKKLLERIRRDQQQARLRLTDMERRFHELEGIIAKAKQHTVQEDQEVNEGDDDTDLQIFCVSCSHPVNPKVALRHMERCYAKYESQTSFGSMYPTRIEGATRLFCDVYNPQSKTYCKRLQVLCPEHSRDPKVPADEVCGCPLVRDVFEPTGDYCRVSKRKCNKHYCWEKLRRAEVDLERVRVWYKLDELFEQERNVRTAMTNRAGLLALMLHQTIQHDPITTDLRTNKER; translated from the exons ATGGATAGAGCAAACGCCCCCGTGTATTGTGTCTGCCGCAAACCAGACATCAACTGTTTCATGAT AGGTTGTGACAATTGCAATGAATGGTTTCATGGGGATTGCATCGGTATATCTGAGAAGATGGCCAAGGCAATTAGGGAATGGTATTGTGAAAAATGTCGCA GCCAAAACGGCTCATTGGAGATCAAATACCgccaaaagaaaagagacaaagacacagaggacGACAAAATGGTGAAACAACGTGGCGGTAGCACACCAGATTTCAAACTAGACGGCCGACGCGGGTCCAGA GTGAAGCGATCTGCCCGTATGTGTGGGGAGTGTGAGCCGTGCCGACGCACGGAGGACTGTGCCTCGTGCGACTTCTGCAAGGACATGAAGAAGTTTGGGGGACCCAACAAGATCAGGCAGAAGTGCCGATTCAGACAGTGTGAAGTCCGGGCCAGA AAAATGCTGcgagtgaaggaggaggagagtaacAATGCAAAGGACCGCGACTACTACTCGCGAGACAGTCAACTGTCTGATGATTTCAGTGAGACTGAGATGGAGCTCTACAAGCACTATAGGGCTGGAGAATATGATGAGCACAACCCG gACTGGGGAAGTGATGAGGAAGAGGGTCAGTATCTTGACCCATCCATCCACAAGAGGGCTGTCAAGGTTAAACATGTGAAGAGACGTGAGAAGAGGTCTGAGCGGAAG AAAGAGGACAGTAAAGTGCGGCGgcataaacagaaacagaagcaCCGCGACAAGGTGCGGCACAACGAGCGGCCAGAGCCGAAAGATACCCCTGGGTTGCGGCAGTGCCTTGGACCTGGCTGTGTGGAAATGGCATGTCCCAACTCCAAATACTGCTCCGATGACTGTGGCATGAAGCTAGCAGCCAA CCGCATCTATGAGATCCTCCCTCAGCGCatccagcagtggcagcagagcCCCTGCATAGCTGAGGAGCAGGGCAAGAAGCTTCTGGAACGCATCCGTCGCGACCAGCAGCAGGCCCGGCTGAGGCTCACCGACATGGAGCGCCGCTTCCACGAGCTGGAGGGCATCATCGCCAAAGCTAAGCAGCACACTGTACAGGAGGACCAAGAG GTGAATGAAGGGGATGACGACACCGACCTTCAAATCTTCTGTGTGTCATGCAGTCACCCTGTTAATCCAAAGGTGGCGCTACGACACATGGAGAGGTGCTATGCAAAA TATGAAAGCCAAACATCATTTGGCTCGATGTATCCCACACGCATTGAAGG AGCCACAAGGCTTTTCTGTGATGTGTACAACCCACAGAGTAAAACCTATTGTAAGAGGCTTCAGGTCCTGTGTCCAGAACACTCAAGGGACCCTAAA GTTCCAGCTGACGAGGTCTGTGGATGTCCCCTTGTGCGTGACGTGTTTGAGCCAACCGGAGATTACTGCAGGGTGTCCAAGCGCAAGTGCAACAAGCACTATTGCTGGGAAAAGCTCAGAAGAGCAGAGGTTGACTTGGAGCGGGTGCGAGTG TGGTACAAGCTGGATGAGCTGTTTGAACAGGAACGGAACGTTCGTACAGCGATGACGAATCGAGCAGGCCTACTAGCTCTCATGTTGCACCAAACCATTCAGCACGACCCCATCACCACAGACCTACGCACTAACAAGGAGAGATAA